The Phoenix dactylifera cultivar Barhee BC4 chromosome 17, palm_55x_up_171113_PBpolish2nd_filt_p, whole genome shotgun sequence genome contains a region encoding:
- the LOC103718571 gene encoding probable leucine-rich repeat receptor-like protein kinase At1g35710, whose protein sequence is MFRKVTCEQSKRSHPIPYKLAAAPVHHQAFLPTLRNKGTPFCPSPIPFASSPTSFHSPIYSLNHSPKQIKTHYHQMKNSKWALKLCFIFTYLVMFSSHSLAQGGGDDGFPPCSQADRAALLSFKAGISMDTTGILSSWTGLDCCGAWEGIECHPTTGRVISLQLQRPQGEGGNALFMRGTLSPSLGSLQFLEALVISGMKQIRGTIPERLSGLAHLTQLYLEGNMLQGFIPSSLGRLTSLKALSLSGNQLQGQLPPSLGSIGGLLQINVGRNLLTGPVPPTYKNLHGLQSLDLSYNSFSGGIPSFSGQFQNLTLLDLSHNQFSGEIPMSLCSLSNVLDISLSYNKLTGEIPSQIDRLRPLSTLSLSNNLLTGSIPESLAKLEKLWYLNLSRNGFSGSLPSRLANGLPSLLSMDLSYNSLHLGTIPDWVKNRGLRDLHLAGCNIKGDFATYTLPDSLNSIDLSENYLTGRIDKFFSNMTILQEIKLSSNMLRSNISSIVLPDGLTLLDLHSNQLYGSVSGLLQKGSKFLQVLDLSHNKITGGLPEFSEGMELKWLDLSRNGLTGQIPSSILKLASLERLDLSRNQFKGIIPASMGQMVRLEWLDLSSNGLTGRIPMSFTGLVNIKHASFRANRFCGQIPQTRPFNIFPVVAYEHNLCLCGKPLPPCKKQEAFIGGRN, encoded by the coding sequence ATGTTTCGCAAAGTTACATGTGAACAAAGTAAAAGAAGTCATCCCATACCCTATAAATTGGCAGCAGCACCAGTTCATCATCAGGCCTTCCTCCCTACGTTAAGAAACAAAGGAACTCCCTTTTGCCCTTCTCCCATTCCCTTTGCTTCTTCTCCCACCAGCTTCCACAGTCCCATATATTCTCTCAACCACAGCCCCAAACAAATCAAAACCCACTACCACCAAATGAAGAATTCCAAATGGGCCTTGAAGCTTTGCTTCATCTTTACTTATCTGGTTATGTTCTCATCTCATTCCTTGGCTCAAGGAGGTGGTGATGATGGCTTTCCACCTTGCTCACAGGCAGACAGAGCAGCCCTCCTCAGCTTCAAAGCCGGCATCTCAATGGACACCACAGGCATCCTGTCCTCATGGACTGGTCTTGACTGCTGTGGAGCTTGGGAGGGAATAGAATGCCACCCCACCACAGGGAGGGTCATCAGCTTGCAACTTCAAAGGCCTCAAGGTGAAGGTGGTAATGCCCTTTTCATGAGGGGCACTCTCTCCCCATCTTTGGGTAGCCTCCAGTTCTTGGAAGCGTTGGTGATCAGTGGAATGAAGCAGATTAGAGGTACCATTCCTGAGAGGTTGTCAGGGTTGGCCCACCTCACCCAGCTTTACCTTGAGGGCAACATGCTTCAAGGCTTCATCCCTTCAAGCTTGGGGAGGTTAACCTCCCTGAAGGCCCTCTCACTGAGTGGGAACCAATTGCAAGGCCAGTTGCCTCCAAGCCTGGGGTCTATTGGTGGTTTGCTTCAAATTAATGTTGGAAGGAATCTTCTGACAGGTCCAGTACCACCCACTTATAAAAATCTTCATGGTTTGCAATCTCTTGATCTCAGCTACAACTCTTTCTCTGGGGGAATTCCTAGTTTTTCAGGCCAGTTTCAGAACCTGACCCTTTTGGACCTTTCCCATAACCAGTTCTCAGGAGAGATACCTATGTCCCTTTGTAGTTTGTCTAATGTCTTGGACATCTCATTGAGCTACAACAAGCTCACAGGTGAAATCCCAAGCCAGATTGATAGGCTAAGGCCCCTCAGTACCCTGTCTCTAAGTAATAATCTTCTTACTGGCTCCATTCCAGAATCACTTGCAAAGCTAGAAAAGCTATGGTATCTCAATCTTTCAAGAAATGGATTCTCAGGTTCCCTGCCAAGTAGACTAGCAAATGGATTGCCTTCCCTTCTATCCATGGACCTGTCCTACAATAGCTTGCACTTGGGAACCATCCCAGATTGGGTGAAGAACAGAGGGCTCAGAGATCTCCACCTAGCAGGCTGCAATATAAAGGGAGACTTTGCAACTTATACACTACCAGATTCCCTAAACTCCATAGACCTCTCTGAGAATTATCTCACAGGGAGGATCGACAAGTTCTTCAGCAACATGACAATCTTGCAGGAAATAAAACTCTCCAGCAACATGCTTAGATCCAACATCTCAAGTATTGTGCTGCCAGATGGTCTCACCTTGCTTGACCTCCATTCTAATCAGCTCTATGGGTCAGTTTCAGGTCTCCTGCAGAAGGGCAGCAAGTTTTTACAAGTATTGGATCTCTCACACAACAAGATCACTGGTGGGCTCCCTGAGTTCAGTGAAGGGATGGAATTGAAATGGCTTGACCTGTCAAGGAATGGACTCACAGGCCAAATACCAAGCTCCATTTTGAAGCTGGCTAGCCTGGAGAGGCTGGATCTTTCTAGGAATCAATTCAAAGGGATCATACCTGCAAGCATGGGCCAAATGGTGAGGCTGGAATGGTTAGACCTGTCAAGCAATGGTCTCACAGGGAGAATACCAATGAGTTTCACTGGACTTGTAAACATCAAGCATGCAAGCTTCAGGGCTAATAGATTCTGCGGGCAGATACCCCAAACACGGCCCTTCAACATCTTTCCTGTGGTTGCTTATGAACATAATCTATGCCTTTGTGGCAAACCTCTGCCACCCTGCAAGAAGCAAGAAGCTTTCATAGGTGGAAGAAACTAG
- the LOC103716563 gene encoding high mobility group B protein 7-like — MAGASSRTHPPRGRKRVGAETNTLKRARDGSAFTRCEACNKDVPVVLIDMHICSLDSKIRTSLEAQVVEKVAEANKPAERKRAASSDQKERKGKKGKKFKDPTAPKRPPTAFFLFMDDFRKSYKEAHPDSKSVSMVAKDGGEKWRSMSDEEKKPYVDKAAELKAEYEKEVAKLNEENEEEKKEEKEESEKEEE; from the exons ATGGCGGGGGCTTCATCGAGGACTCACCCTCCGAGGGGGCGGAAGAGGGTGGGGGCCGAGACTAATACGCTGAAGCGCGCCAGGGATGGAAGCGCGTTCACCAGATG TGAAGCGTGTAACAAAGATGTTCCAGTGGTTCTCATTGACATGCATATCTGCAGCCTTGATTCTAAGATCAGAACGAGCTTAG AGGCTCAGGTAGTGGAGAAAGTAGCTGAGGCTAACAAGCCTGCAGAAAG GAAGAGGGCGGCGTCATCTGATCAGAAGGAAAGAAAGGGCAAGAAAGGCAAGAAATTTAAGGATCCCACAGCACCTAAACGCCCTCCCActgccttcttcctcttcat GGATGACTTCAGGAAATCATATAAAGAAGCCCATCCCGATTCCAAGAGTGTTTCTATG GTTGCAAAGGACGGTGGTGAGAAGTGGAGATCCATGAGCGATGAG GAGAAGAAGCCGTATGTGGACAAAGCAGCAGAGCTGAAAGCAGAGTACGAGAAAGAAGTGGCGAAATTAAATGAAGAAAATGAGGAAGAG aagaaagaagaaaaagaggaatctgagaaggaagaagagtga